The following proteins are co-located in the Methylomonas sp. 11b genome:
- a CDS encoding DNA-formamidopyrimidine glycosylase family protein, giving the protein MPELPDLQVISKNLEKRLLGKKVLKVNASKTKKQTTTTEHFMDALCGASVSAVSREGKELIFSFDNGVKVSMHLMREGQLYINEEGNIKHQIIKLEFEDGDFFVMSDFMQQAIAVINPEYSDVPDALSENFTIDYLASCLDKKKTATVKGFLIDQSNMRGIGNAYADEILWAALISPKTKCGKLPRDAIEVLHQKIGDVLLRAENSIVERKPDLISGEIRDFLCVHNKNATESPTGHSIINEKIGGKSTYYTQEQVLYE; this is encoded by the coding sequence ATGCCTGAACTCCCAGATTTACAAGTCATAAGTAAAAACCTAGAAAAGCGTCTTTTGGGTAAAAAAGTCCTGAAAGTGAACGCGTCAAAAACTAAGAAGCAAACCACAACTACAGAACATTTTATGGATGCCTTGTGTGGGGCTTCTGTCAGTGCTGTAAGCAGGGAAGGAAAAGAGCTGATTTTCTCTTTTGATAATGGGGTTAAGGTCAGCATGCATTTAATGCGAGAAGGGCAGTTATATATTAATGAAGAAGGAAATATTAAACACCAGATAATCAAATTAGAATTTGAAGATGGTGATTTTTTTGTCATGTCAGATTTTATGCAGCAAGCAATTGCGGTAATAAATCCAGAATATTCAGATGTACCAGATGCGCTTTCTGAGAACTTTACAATTGATTATCTTGCTTCATGCTTGGATAAAAAGAAAACCGCAACAGTCAAGGGTTTTCTCATAGATCAAAGCAATATGAGAGGCATTGGCAATGCTTATGCGGATGAAATACTTTGGGCTGCTCTAATATCACCAAAAACAAAATGTGGAAAACTACCGAGGGATGCAATAGAGGTTCTTCATCAGAAGATTGGGGATGTGCTTTTGAGGGCTGAAAATTCAATAGTCGAAAGAAAGCCTGATCTTATAAGTGGTGAAATACGAGATTTCTTATGCGTTCATAACAAAAATGCCACAGAATCACCAACAGGTCATTCGATTATTAACGAAAAAATTGGGGGGAAAAGCACATACTACACTCAAGAGCAGGTTTTGTATGAGTAG
- a CDS encoding PDDEXK nuclease domain-containing protein, translating into MELTQNTDYQTLLERITDSYTQGRVQAMQAVNISLLETYWQVGRHIIEFEQDGKIRAEYGKALIGTLATDLSLRHGKGFSRSNLVYMRLFYLRYPISQKPSHQLSWSHYVELLKLDDELERSFYEKQAIAERWSVPELKRQKASSLFLRLAASKDKAGVLQLAAQGQTLAQPTDLLREPYIFEFLKIPEPAQVSETQLETLLCNHLQQFLLELGKGFTFVGRQYRITLNNTHYKVDLVFYHRILRCFVLIDLKMGDVQHHDIGQMNMYLGYFANEENIEGDNPPIGIILSRHKDELLVEYATYNLNSQLFVQKYQLYLPDREELRRELEDTLREAEQ; encoded by the coding sequence ATGGAGTTGACCCAAAACACTGATTATCAAACCCTGCTGGAGCGCATCACCGACAGCTATACCCAAGGCCGGGTGCAGGCCATGCAGGCTGTCAATATCAGTCTGCTGGAAACCTACTGGCAAGTGGGTCGGCATATCATCGAGTTTGAGCAAGACGGCAAAATCCGCGCCGAGTATGGCAAAGCCTTGATCGGCACCTTGGCTACCGACTTAAGCCTGCGCCACGGCAAAGGCTTCAGTCGCAGCAATTTGGTCTACATGCGCCTGTTCTATTTGCGTTACCCAATAAGTCAGAAGCCTTCTCACCAATTGAGCTGGTCACACTATGTCGAATTATTAAAGCTCGATGACGAGTTGGAACGTAGTTTCTACGAAAAACAGGCCATCGCCGAACGCTGGTCGGTGCCGGAGCTGAAACGCCAAAAAGCCTCTTCCTTGTTTTTAAGACTGGCGGCCAGTAAAGATAAAGCCGGGGTATTGCAGTTGGCCGCACAAGGCCAAACGCTGGCCCAACCCACCGATCTGCTGCGCGAACCCTACATTTTTGAATTTCTGAAAATCCCGGAGCCGGCGCAGGTCTCGGAAACCCAACTCGAAACCTTGTTGTGCAATCATTTGCAGCAATTTTTACTGGAGCTGGGTAAAGGCTTCACCTTTGTCGGCAGGCAATACCGCATTACCCTCAACAACACCCATTACAAAGTAGACCTGGTGTTTTATCACCGTATTTTGCGTTGCTTTGTGCTGATCGACCTGAAAATGGGCGATGTGCAGCATCACGACATTGGCCAAATGAACATGTACCTGGGCTATTTTGCCAACGAGGAAAATATCGAAGGCGACAATCCGCCCATCGGCATCATCCTCAGTCGGCATAAAGACGAACTGCTGGTGGAATACGCCACCTACAACCTGAACAGCCAATTATTCGTGCAGAAATATCAGCTGTACCTGCCGGATAGGGAAGAGCTGCGGCGAGAGTTGGAAGATACCTTACGCGAGGCGGAGCAATGA
- a CDS encoding winged helix-turn-helix domain-containing protein, with translation MTEALLLLFILTMVYFMTKKPKTTPEKPISTKAKAEQPAAPVASKTTAKKTSTTQKTPKKTPDVEANAKAEQTPTIKVTKKLTETPTAAITPSAETEQPKTTKTTAKKSSPAKKAPKKPETAVPEPVVATSEISASERTGLTAGSIWHYLSENGATSVTKLIKELPEEEKVIQRGIGWLGQEGKITLSILDRAEMIALKE, from the coding sequence ATGACTGAAGCGTTACTACTCTTGTTCATCCTGACTATGGTGTATTTCATGACGAAGAAACCTAAAACCACCCCCGAAAAGCCAATATCTACAAAGGCCAAAGCGGAACAACCTGCAGCACCGGTAGCCAGTAAAACTACCGCTAAAAAAACCAGCACCACGCAGAAAACCCCGAAAAAGACCCCGGATGTCGAAGCCAACGCTAAGGCTGAACAGACACCTACGATCAAAGTGACTAAAAAACTAACGGAAACGCCTACAGCAGCTATAACTCCCTCTGCCGAAACCGAACAACCTAAAACTACCAAAACCACCGCTAAAAAATCCAGTCCAGCAAAGAAAGCGCCGAAAAAGCCTGAAACCGCAGTCCCGGAACCCGTAGTGGCAACGTCGGAAATATCGGCAAGTGAACGGACCGGTTTAACCGCAGGCAGCATTTGGCATTACTTATCCGAGAACGGCGCTACCTCGGTTACAAAACTGATTAAAGAACTGCCGGAAGAAGAAAAAGTCATCCAGCGAGGTATTGGCTGGTTGGGCCAGGAAGGCAAAATCACACTGAGTATCTTAGACCGGGCCGAGATGATAGCGCTGAAAGAATAG
- a CDS encoding Kiwa anti-phage protein KwaB-like domain-containing protein → MLNLFALTDDPASRVVRFSLSQEVQSELTPFLQNQEMQFTNSIDQEIAFDGKYKPDSGQALVIANFDDIDGLSIVIRNPLSVAEVVASPEVFQIIKALFTGYIDQSGGVTILIQHFDKRKIISTNGLSIFHSANVYKKIEGIGLTIDSKLTAILKDGSLKFFSFHLLRQIFDMSEYYKEATDSDIDDFASLQLITADSLPNLISISDTWVRRKFSLIQQSQILENVPLNDIKAVAAEFNIPLATTTADGIEKIVLPGNKADLKTLLRFLDEDYYKSPLSKTQYITNSKRVA, encoded by the coding sequence ATGCTTAATTTGTTTGCGTTGACCGATGATCCTGCTAGCAGGGTAGTAAGATTTTCTTTGTCTCAGGAAGTGCAAAGCGAACTGACTCCATTCCTACAAAATCAAGAAATGCAATTTACAAACTCAATTGATCAGGAAATTGCTTTTGATGGCAAGTATAAACCGGACTCCGGTCAGGCGCTCGTCATTGCGAACTTTGATGATATAGATGGATTATCCATAGTAATAAGAAACCCACTTTCAGTAGCAGAGGTTGTCGCATCACCAGAGGTTTTTCAAATTATTAAGGCTTTATTCACTGGTTATATAGATCAATCCGGAGGGGTAACAATCCTGATTCAACACTTTGATAAAAGAAAAATCATCTCTACGAATGGACTATCTATATTTCACTCAGCAAACGTCTATAAAAAAATAGAAGGTATTGGTTTAACAATTGATTCGAAGTTAACTGCCATACTCAAGGACGGGTCTTTAAAGTTTTTTAGCTTTCATTTACTCCGCCAAATATTCGATATGAGTGAATATTACAAAGAAGCAACAGACAGCGACATTGACGATTTTGCTTCATTGCAACTTATAACAGCAGATAGCCTTCCAAATTTAATTTCAATATCAGATACTTGGGTAAGAAGAAAGTTTTCACTAATTCAGCAAAGCCAAATTCTTGAAAATGTACCTTTAAATGACATAAAAGCAGTTGCAGCTGAATTCAATATTCCACTCGCAACAACAACTGCAGATGGGATTGAAAAAATTGTGTTGCCTGGCAACAAGGCTGACCTTAAAACTTTATTACGCTTTCTGGACGAGGACTATTACAAGTCGCCACTATCTAAAACTCAATACATAACTAACTCAAAGCGGGTTGCTTAA
- a CDS encoding DEAD/DEAH box helicase family protein — protein MNELHLQDKFLVPFFRDGLGYKEVKANTVTQSLIIEEDLQAFISDTELNKKPYEQLLKKYGGNKQKLLADLIELIQERCGSSRNKALFINANKSITLQGIKLHLFYTSDSVIHDNALFEENIFSLVQELHYKYSYQGQQVFSFRPDIVLFVNGIYLGYSELKSNYTSQNATKNGRGKVIKDYFEAVKVYHQQFDSNAMLSDNEKLAYRKDFLKIFEKAIHITTTDIGETFVIRTLADYFDEMLATCREGKFDREEIEKKASGVFKPYPLLKPDADKKDKLKELFTALYGKLFIEKEILYYNFIERDVYVNKGVKEVKNEAGHLISPRPKQKFGTDKIMAKIDEFLAHEKEPDYFEQLLEKQLAGVGEAKKKELLEKRKAYSNNKNVYSLLMQYAAGFGKSNIIGWSALQLKDLRRPDSYAKSEYVYDKIMIVVDRLQLRSQIDSLMLNMNIDNRMVKEATNKKTFQEALASDTRLVIVNLQKFGSVREMLDAEVLQKLANMRIVFLIDEIHRSNSGDQHEEMISIFDELQSPFDNSAYAGARTKKNLIIGFTATPDDHSLARFGEFSGYAESEKLWRPFDSYTMKEAIEDGFILNPLKNIVPVASKMLFDLPSNPLTGFTEKDYKDAQKKQIYENRDRIDAIAKYVADLLVKDVYRQIRGTGKAMLAVHSIKAAIAYKEAVTKHFNALVQQPKFAKYAEAPIHVVYSSNQDEQSATGLNGGLTEEKVLESFALSKNGLMIVVAKLQTGFDDKRLHTLFLDKEINGISAIQTISRVNRTAKYKNDCKIVDFSYNNVNVQNIKDAFEHFSDVVVSDFDPFSDKKVLDVLLSELKKSDTFDKFFTVFMAIYKDSVKRDDPENYLDFESSLKKYIDANPQRTADTKAKAAQYFTILNRIEYVIELDAKYSEPSFLFFWRKFNTLYNMMHRSEDIKDPIEVYFDNQIGMVEVIPEDSKRKKKKPTEVAVGTPPGTGGQFDILAIIAARNEQEAKTGTLIQDFEAKILDFFQYVRNDKDGMRLIVKIKSHVSETEIYDDFAKIYRRYKALNRQIVGEYFFKETEDLVDKLCDDFEGTVVNAGE, from the coding sequence ATGAACGAACTACACCTGCAAGATAAGTTTTTAGTCCCCTTTTTTCGGGATGGCTTGGGTTATAAGGAAGTTAAAGCCAACACCGTCACCCAATCGCTGATTATTGAAGAAGATTTGCAGGCGTTTATCTCGGATACCGAGCTGAACAAAAAGCCTTATGAGCAGCTGCTGAAAAAATACGGCGGTAATAAGCAAAAGTTACTGGCGGATTTGATCGAGCTAATTCAGGAACGCTGTGGCAGTAGCCGCAACAAAGCGCTATTTATCAACGCCAACAAGTCCATTACTTTGCAGGGCATTAAGCTGCATCTGTTTTACACCAGTGACAGCGTAATCCACGACAATGCGCTGTTTGAGGAAAACATCTTCTCCTTGGTGCAGGAGCTGCATTATAAATACAGTTACCAAGGCCAGCAGGTGTTTTCATTCCGCCCGGATATTGTGTTGTTTGTGAATGGCATTTATTTGGGATACAGCGAATTAAAATCCAACTACACCAGCCAAAATGCCACCAAGAATGGCCGTGGCAAAGTCATTAAAGATTATTTTGAGGCCGTGAAAGTCTATCATCAGCAGTTTGATAGCAATGCCATGCTCAGTGATAACGAAAAGCTGGCTTATCGCAAAGATTTCCTGAAGATATTCGAAAAAGCCATTCATATCACCACCACCGATATAGGCGAAACCTTTGTAATTCGCACCCTGGCGGATTATTTTGACGAAATGTTGGCCACCTGCCGTGAAGGCAAATTTGACCGGGAAGAGATTGAGAAAAAAGCGTCTGGGGTGTTTAAGCCTTATCCATTGTTAAAGCCCGATGCCGATAAAAAAGATAAGCTGAAAGAGTTGTTTACTGCACTGTATGGCAAGTTGTTCATCGAAAAGGAGATTTTGTATTACAACTTTATCGAGCGTGATGTCTATGTGAACAAAGGCGTTAAAGAAGTCAAAAATGAAGCAGGGCACTTGATTTCACCACGCCCCAAGCAGAAATTCGGCACCGATAAAATCATGGCCAAGATTGATGAGTTTTTGGCGCATGAAAAAGAACCCGATTACTTTGAACAGCTGTTAGAAAAGCAGTTGGCCGGTGTCGGCGAAGCCAAGAAAAAAGAGCTGCTGGAAAAACGCAAAGCCTATTCCAATAATAAAAACGTGTATTCCTTATTGATGCAATACGCGGCTGGGTTTGGCAAATCCAACATCATCGGTTGGTCGGCATTGCAATTGAAAGACTTGCGACGCCCAGATAGTTACGCTAAGAGCGAATACGTTTACGACAAAATCATGATTGTGGTGGATCGTTTGCAGCTGCGAAGCCAGATAGATTCATTGATGCTGAACATGAACATCGATAATCGTATGGTCAAGGAAGCCACCAATAAAAAGACCTTTCAAGAAGCGCTGGCATCGGATACCCGCTTGGTGATCGTCAACTTGCAAAAGTTCGGTTCGGTGCGGGAAATGCTGGATGCTGAGGTGCTGCAAAAACTGGCTAACATGCGCATCGTGTTTCTGATTGATGAGATCCACCGTTCTAACAGCGGCGACCAGCATGAAGAAATGATCAGCATCTTCGATGAGCTGCAAAGCCCGTTTGATAATTCAGCTTATGCCGGCGCCCGTACCAAAAAGAATTTGATTATCGGCTTTACCGCCACCCCCGATGATCATTCTCTGGCACGGTTTGGTGAATTCAGTGGTTATGCCGAAAGCGAAAAACTTTGGCGGCCTTTTGACAGCTACACCATGAAAGAAGCGATTGAGGATGGCTTTATTCTGAACCCGTTGAAAAACATTGTGCCGGTTGCCTCTAAGATGTTGTTTGATCTACCCAGTAATCCGCTGACCGGTTTCACTGAAAAAGACTACAAAGACGCCCAGAAAAAACAAATCTATGAAAATCGTGATCGCATTGATGCCATAGCCAAGTATGTGGCCGATCTATTGGTAAAAGACGTCTATCGCCAAATACGCGGTACCGGTAAGGCGATGTTGGCGGTACATTCCATCAAAGCGGCAATTGCTTACAAAGAAGCGGTAACCAAGCACTTCAACGCCTTGGTACAACAGCCAAAATTCGCCAAATATGCCGAGGCACCCATCCATGTGGTGTATTCCAGTAATCAGGACGAACAAAGTGCCACGGGTTTGAATGGCGGGTTGACCGAAGAAAAGGTCTTGGAAAGTTTTGCGCTGAGTAAAAACGGTTTGATGATTGTGGTCGCCAAGCTGCAAACCGGCTTTGACGATAAAAGACTGCATACCTTATTTTTGGATAAAGAAATTAATGGCATCAGTGCCATTCAAACTATTTCCCGCGTTAACCGTACCGCAAAATATAAGAACGATTGCAAGATTGTCGATTTCTCCTACAACAATGTGAATGTCCAAAACATTAAAGATGCCTTTGAACATTTTTCCGATGTGGTGGTGAGTGACTTTGATCCGTTCAGCGATAAAAAGGTATTGGATGTTCTGCTCAGTGAACTGAAAAAATCGGACACCTTCGATAAGTTTTTTACGGTGTTCATGGCGATTTACAAAGATTCGGTCAAACGCGATGACCCTGAAAACTACCTGGATTTTGAAAGCAGCTTAAAGAAATACATCGATGCCAATCCCCAGAGAACCGCCGATACAAAGGCCAAAGCGGCCCAGTATTTCACCATTCTTAATCGGATTGAATATGTGATTGAACTGGATGCCAAGTACAGCGAGCCAAGCTTTTTATTCTTCTGGCGTAAATTCAATACCCTCTACAACATGATGCACCGCAGCGAAGACATTAAAGACCCGATTGAGGTGTATTTTGATAATCAGATTGGCATGGTTGAAGTCATTCCCGAAGACTCAAAAAGGAAGAAAAAGAAGCCAACCGAAGTTGCCGTAGGGACACCACCTGGCACTGGTGGGCAGTTTGATATTCTAGCTATCATCGCCGCGCGTAATGAGCAAGAGGCCAAAACTGGCACACTGATACAGGATTTTGAAGCCAAGATTTTAGATTTCTTCCAGTATGTGCGCAACGACAAAGACGGTATGCGGCTAATCGTAAAGATTAAGTCGCATGTGTCGGAAACTGAAATTTATGATGATTTCGCGAAAATATATCGCCGCTACAAGGCACTCAATCGACAGATCGTTGGAGAATACTTCTTCAAAGAAACTGAAGACTTGGTTGATAAGCTTTGTGATGATTTTGAGGGTACAGTAGTAAATGCTGGTGAATAG
- a CDS encoding cold-shock protein, with amino-acid sequence MAALVEGKVKWFNDEKGFGFIEQAGGKDVFVHFSVIQGSGRKSLKEGQRVTMEVTAGAKGPQAENVTPL; translated from the coding sequence ATGGCAGCATTAGTAGAAGGCAAAGTAAAGTGGTTCAACGATGAAAAAGGCTTTGGTTTCATTGAGCAAGCCGGCGGCAAAGATGTCTTTGTCCACTTTAGTGTGATCCAAGGCAGCGGTCGGAAAAGCCTGAAAGAAGGCCAGCGCGTGACGATGGAAGTGACCGCTGGGGCCAAAGGCCCACAAGCTGAAAACGTGACGCCTTTATAG
- a CDS encoding helix-turn-helix domain-containing protein, with translation MQVIAAVAEFERDLLIERTQAGLSRAKAAGKQFGRPPAINAEDRAEVVKRLAAGSNVSELAREFKTTWQTIMRIREAGMKSTQSEKSVNHSGE, from the coding sequence ATGCAGGTGATCGCAGCGGTCGCTGAGTTTGAGCGTGATCTGCTGATTGAGCGAACCCAGGCTGGCCTTAGTCGCGCGAAGGCCGCGGGTAAGCAGTTTGGTCGGCCGCCGGCGATCAATGCGGAAGATCGTGCTGAAGTGGTGAAACGATTGGCCGCTGGCAGCAACGTTTCGGAGTTGGCTCGGGAATTCAAAACCACCTGGCAAACCATTATGCGGATTCGGGAAGCGGGGATGAAATCTACGCAAAGTGAAAAGTCCGTCAACCATTCTGGAGAGTAA
- a CDS encoding type I restriction-modification system subunit M N-terminal domain-containing protein, which translates to MAIKKSELYSSLWKSCDELRGGMDASQYKDYVLVLLFIKYVSDKYAGMPYAPVTIPEGASFQDMVALKGIHGEMDRISQQLTQRVKQLAERYETPVPQINLRVDALEAKVNGHLQRMGFAWS; encoded by the coding sequence ATGGCCATCAAAAAATCCGAGCTGTATAGCTCGCTATGGAAAAGCTGCGACGAACTGCGCGGCGGAATGGATGCATCTCAGTACAAGGATTATGTGCTGGTATTGTTGTTCATCAAATACGTCAGTGATAAATACGCCGGCATGCCTTATGCCCCGGTCACCATCCCGGAAGGGGCCAGTTTTCAAGACATGGTCGCCCTCAAGGGCATCCACGGCGAAATGGACCGCATCAGCCAGCAATTGACCCAGCGCGTCAAGCAACTGGCCGAACGCTACGAAACCCCGGTGCCACAAATCAATTTGCGAGTGGACGCATTGGAAGCCAAAGTCAACGGCCACCTGCAAAGGATGGGGTTTGCATGGAGTTGA
- a CDS encoding TIR domain-containing protein, translating into MKPRVFIGSSVESLPFARAIQSEVAYDFEVTIWSQGIFKLSNSSLEDLENALNEFDCGIFVFSPDDVLKIRNRRHKAVRDNVIFEFGLFVGKLGKDRVYFLIPEDSGELHLPSDLLGIKPGTYFNRSDGNLRAAVAPFCYEVREKIRDLDLRSTGLSKAGMFQDFMGAFQTLLAMSSELALFFIHSRSWRENNHDLILGFLERKESKRLYIFLPNFLNDALMRQLAYNFDDGRYILGLVEDAVNFFLNIQKKYPRKVVLRLYDFYPTYSFYKFDNSAIVAFYPTTDKKKNVPTFEFQKESSFWNFLNDDFETLVSKTIPLSSEHTEKLLENNNA; encoded by the coding sequence ATGAAGCCAAGAGTATTTATCGGTTCATCCGTTGAAAGTTTGCCGTTTGCCCGAGCCATCCAATCTGAAGTTGCATATGACTTTGAGGTGACTATATGGAGCCAGGGAATTTTCAAGCTTTCAAATAGTTCATTAGAGGACTTGGAGAATGCTCTCAATGAATTTGATTGTGGAATATTCGTATTCAGTCCTGACGATGTCCTTAAAATAAGAAATAGACGTCATAAAGCTGTACGGGATAACGTAATCTTTGAGTTTGGGCTTTTTGTCGGAAAACTAGGTAAGGATCGAGTTTACTTTTTAATTCCCGAAGACAGTGGCGAGTTGCATCTTCCTTCTGATCTGCTTGGAATAAAGCCAGGCACATATTTCAATCGAAGCGATGGAAATCTACGTGCTGCTGTAGCACCGTTTTGCTATGAAGTGAGAGAAAAGATTCGTGATCTTGATCTACGGTCTACCGGGCTATCAAAAGCTGGAATGTTTCAAGATTTTATGGGGGCATTCCAAACTCTGCTTGCTATGTCCAGTGAACTGGCGCTTTTTTTCATCCACTCAAGGAGCTGGAGAGAAAACAACCATGATCTTATTTTGGGGTTTCTAGAGAGAAAAGAATCAAAAAGACTGTACATTTTCCTTCCAAACTTTCTAAATGACGCACTAATGAGGCAGCTTGCATATAATTTCGATGATGGGCGCTATATCCTGGGATTGGTAGAAGATGCTGTTAATTTCTTTCTAAACATCCAAAAGAAGTACCCAAGGAAAGTTGTATTGAGGCTTTATGACTTTTACCCCACATATTCTTTCTACAAATTCGACAATAGCGCAATAGTCGCTTTCTACCCAACTACCGATAAGAAAAAGAATGTTCCTACATTCGAATTTCAGAAGGAATCGAGTTTTTGGAACTTCCTGAATGATGATTTTGAAACGCTGGTATCCAAGACAATTCCACTCTCATCTGAGCACACTGAGAAATTACTGGAGAACAACAATGCCTGA
- a CDS encoding WGR domain-containing protein has product MNHLYMERHDDKDNMHRFYQMFVTPGLFDDWSLIKEWGRVGSPGTVRKEWFDTQEEAIVAENKLCTAKCKKGYQAIRV; this is encoded by the coding sequence ATGAATCATCTATATATGGAACGACACGATGACAAAGACAACATGCATCGTTTTTATCAGATGTTTGTAACGCCGGGTCTATTTGATGATTGGTCGCTGATCAAGGAGTGGGGCAGGGTAGGTTCTCCAGGCACGGTCAGGAAGGAGTGGTTCGACACCCAGGAAGAAGCCATCGTTGCCGAGAATAAGTTGTGCACGGCCAAATGTAAAAAAGGTTATCAAGCGATTCGCGTATAG